A DNA window from Actinokineospora baliensis contains the following coding sequences:
- the ssuE gene encoding NADPH-dependent FMN reductase translates to MSSIVVLSGSPSATSRTAALTAHLADRLRAHGHEVRLVRVRDLPPAALLHADVTDPAIADVTAAIDAADGVVVASPVYKAAYSGLLKTLLDLLPQFALAGKTALPVLTGGSPAHVLALDYALRPVLSSLGAHHIVPGWFVLDRHIEVSETGVVLHPDAEAPLLSVVDTFSRVLPVPVS, encoded by the coding sequence TTGTCCTCGATCGTCGTCCTGTCCGGCAGCCCGTCGGCCACCTCCCGCACCGCGGCGCTGACCGCGCACCTGGCCGACCGGCTGCGCGCCCACGGCCACGAGGTGCGGCTGGTCCGAGTCCGCGACCTCCCCCCGGCCGCCCTCCTGCACGCCGACGTCACCGACCCGGCCATCGCGGACGTCACCGCCGCGATCGACGCGGCGGACGGGGTGGTGGTCGCCTCCCCGGTGTACAAGGCGGCGTACTCGGGCCTGCTGAAGACACTGCTCGACCTGCTGCCGCAGTTCGCCCTCGCGGGCAAGACCGCGCTGCCGGTGCTGACCGGGGGAAGCCCGGCGCACGTGCTGGCCCTGGACTACGCCCTGCGGCCGGTGCTGTCATCGCTCGGGGCGCACCACATCGTGCCGGGGTGGTTCGTGCTGGATCGGCACATCGAGGTCTCCGAAACGGGGGTGGTGCTGCACCCGGACGCGGAAGCGCCGCTGTTGTCGGTTGTCGACACTTTCTCGCGCGTATTACCGGTGCCGGTCAGTTAG
- a CDS encoding acyl-CoA dehydrogenase family protein, which translates to MTIAEADWAKSAPTTATGWLARAAEVSALLAVDAVARDREGKTPHAEVQLLKDSGLVTLLGPVEHGGGGQDWPTAYRIVREIAKADGSIGQLLGYHYLWFWAARLVGTPEQVLAVEELATKNRFFFGGAVNPRDDDVVITDEGSSIVYNGRKSFSTGSKVSDLTVLEGVLAGTDKHIFAIVPSTTEGLTFHDDWDNIGQRLTESGSVTISGVRVDWASAAGYVDKVFTPRVYNTLNVPTIQLVFVNFYLGIARGALETARAYTVEKSRAWLHGGHDRAVDEPYVLDLYGDLTAKLWAVEALADQVAAEGWAIHQHPDVVTERERGEHEVRVAAVKARATEVALEITSGVFEVTGARATTAREGLDRFWRNVRTHTLHDPVAYKRREVGAFVLRDEIPEPTWYS; encoded by the coding sequence ATGACGATCGCCGAGGCCGACTGGGCCAAGTCCGCTCCCACCACCGCCACGGGGTGGTTGGCCCGTGCGGCGGAAGTCTCCGCCCTGCTGGCGGTTGACGCTGTCGCGCGCGACAGGGAAGGCAAGACCCCGCACGCCGAGGTCCAACTCCTCAAGGACTCCGGCCTGGTCACGTTGCTCGGACCGGTCGAACACGGTGGTGGCGGCCAGGATTGGCCCACCGCGTACCGGATCGTGCGCGAGATAGCCAAGGCCGACGGGTCCATAGGCCAACTGCTCGGGTACCACTACCTTTGGTTCTGGGCCGCGAGGCTGGTCGGTACACCAGAGCAGGTCTTGGCGGTAGAGGAGTTGGCCACCAAGAACCGCTTCTTCTTCGGCGGGGCGGTGAACCCGCGCGACGACGACGTCGTCATCACCGACGAAGGCTCCTCCATCGTCTACAACGGACGGAAGTCGTTCTCCACCGGCAGCAAGGTGTCGGATCTGACCGTGCTGGAAGGGGTGCTGGCGGGCACCGACAAGCACATCTTCGCCATCGTCCCCTCGACCACCGAGGGACTCACCTTCCACGACGACTGGGACAACATCGGGCAGCGGCTGACCGAGTCCGGCAGCGTCACCATCTCCGGGGTGCGGGTCGACTGGGCCTCGGCGGCGGGCTACGTCGACAAGGTGTTCACGCCGCGGGTCTACAACACGCTCAACGTGCCCACCATCCAGTTGGTGTTCGTCAACTTCTACCTCGGCATCGCCCGCGGCGCGCTGGAGACCGCCCGCGCGTACACCGTCGAGAAGTCCCGGGCCTGGCTGCACGGCGGCCACGACCGCGCGGTGGACGAGCCCTACGTGCTCGACCTCTACGGCGACCTGACCGCGAAGCTGTGGGCGGTCGAGGCGCTGGCCGACCAGGTCGCGGCCGAGGGGTGGGCCATCCACCAGCACCCGGACGTGGTCACCGAACGCGAACGCGGCGAGCACGAGGTGCGGGTCGCCGCCGTGAAGGCCAGGGCGACCGAGGTGGCGCTGGAGATCACCAGCGGTGTCTTCGAGGTCACCGGCGCCCGCGCCACCACCGCCCGCGAGGGCCTGGACCGGTTCTGGCGCAACGTCCGCACGCACACCCTGCACGACCCGGTCGCCTATAAGCGGCGCGAGGTGGGGGCCTTCGTCTTGCGCGACGAGATCCCCGAGCCCACCTGGTACTCCTGA
- the sfnG gene encoding dimethylsulfone monooxygenase SfnG — MPDPLQFAYWVPNVSGGLVVSDIEQRTDWSYEYNRHLAVLAENNGFSYALSQVRYLASYGAAYQHESTSFSLALLLATERLRVIAAVHPGLWHPAVLAKLIATADHLSGGRAAVNVVSGWFKGEFTALGEPWLEHDERYRRAEEFIRVLRASWTTDDTQFAGDFYRLRGFDLKPKPLTGPDRPHPEIFQGGNSTAARAMAGRVSDWYFSNGKDFDGVSEQVAEVGAAAREHGRRVRFGLNGFLIARDTEAEARETLREIVAKANPDAVRGFRDAVQQAGSSTADGKGMWADSSFEDLVQYNDGFRSKLIGTPEQIATRLVAYRARGVDLALLGFLHYHEEVEYFGTHVLPIVRALEADADRGAGVPEPATH, encoded by the coding sequence GTGCCCGATCCGCTGCAGTTCGCCTACTGGGTGCCCAACGTCAGCGGCGGCCTCGTAGTCAGCGACATAGAGCAGCGCACCGACTGGTCTTACGAGTACAACCGGCACCTCGCGGTGCTGGCCGAGAACAACGGCTTCAGCTACGCGCTGAGCCAGGTCCGCTACCTGGCCAGCTACGGCGCGGCCTACCAGCACGAATCGACCAGCTTCAGCCTCGCGCTGCTGCTGGCCACCGAGCGGCTGAGGGTCATCGCCGCGGTGCACCCCGGGCTGTGGCACCCGGCCGTGCTGGCCAAGCTGATCGCCACCGCCGACCACCTCTCCGGCGGCCGGGCCGCGGTCAACGTGGTCTCCGGCTGGTTCAAGGGCGAGTTCACCGCCCTCGGTGAACCGTGGCTGGAGCACGACGAGCGCTACCGCCGCGCGGAGGAGTTCATCCGGGTGTTGCGGGCCAGTTGGACCACCGACGACACCCAGTTCGCCGGGGACTTCTACCGGCTGCGCGGGTTCGACCTCAAACCCAAGCCGCTCACCGGTCCGGATCGACCACACCCGGAGATCTTCCAGGGCGGCAACTCGACAGCGGCCCGGGCCATGGCCGGGCGGGTCTCGGACTGGTACTTCAGCAACGGCAAGGACTTCGACGGCGTCAGCGAGCAGGTCGCCGAGGTCGGTGCCGCCGCCCGGGAGCACGGTCGGCGGGTCCGGTTCGGGCTCAACGGGTTCCTCATCGCCCGCGACACCGAGGCCGAGGCCCGTGAGACGCTGCGCGAGATCGTGGCCAAGGCCAACCCCGACGCCGTGCGCGGGTTCCGCGACGCGGTCCAGCAGGCGGGCAGCTCCACCGCCGACGGCAAGGGGATGTGGGCGGACTCGTCGTTCGAGGACCTGGTCCAGTACAACGACGGGTTCCGCAGCAAACTCATCGGCACCCCCGAGCAGATCGCCACCCGCTTGGTCGCCTACCGCGCCCGCGGCGTCGACCTGGCCCTGCTCGGATTTCTGCACTACCACGAGGAAGTCGAGTACTTCGGCACCCACGTGCTCCCGATCGTGCGCGCCCTGGAGGCCGACGCCGACCGCGGCGCAGGCGTTCCCGAACCAGCGACCCACTGA
- a CDS encoding TetR/AcrR family transcriptional regulator, with the protein MTQARVDGRVQRGNHTRGLVVARAVEIASVEGLTSLSLGRLASDLEISKSGVFGLFGSKEELQLATIDAALRIYVDTVVTPVLDLPAGVDKVWRLCLSWQDYSCGRVFPGGCFFFAVSAEFDAQPGRVRDTLAALSAKWAALIAHTLEQAREAGELTGEVDSEQLAFELIAFMETANANSVLNDDLAVYDRSRAAILRLLRAAATDPALLPATA; encoded by the coding sequence ATGACCCAGGCTCGAGTGGACGGTCGTGTCCAGCGGGGCAACCACACCCGCGGTCTCGTCGTGGCGCGCGCGGTCGAGATCGCCTCGGTCGAGGGGCTCACCAGCCTGTCGCTCGGCAGGCTCGCGAGCGACCTCGAAATCAGCAAGAGCGGCGTCTTCGGCCTGTTCGGCTCCAAGGAGGAGCTGCAGCTGGCCACCATCGACGCGGCGTTGCGGATCTACGTCGACACCGTGGTCACCCCGGTGCTCGACCTGCCCGCAGGCGTAGACAAGGTGTGGCGGCTGTGCCTGAGCTGGCAGGACTACTCGTGCGGGCGGGTGTTCCCCGGCGGGTGCTTCTTCTTCGCCGTCTCCGCCGAGTTCGACGCCCAGCCCGGCCGGGTGCGCGACACCCTCGCCGCCCTGTCGGCCAAGTGGGCCGCGCTCATCGCGCACACGCTCGAGCAGGCGCGGGAAGCCGGTGAGCTGACCGGCGAGGTCGACAGCGAGCAGCTGGCCTTCGAGCTGATCGCGTTCATGGAGACGGCCAACGCCAACTCGGTGCTCAACGACGACCTCGCCGTCTACGACCGCTCCCGCGCGGCCATCCTGCGGCTGCTGCGCGCCGCGGCCACCGACCCGGCGCTACTACCCGCCACGGCCTGA
- a CDS encoding cytochrome P450 family protein, whose amino-acid sequence MSSDQATSKSLSERPAEDVLVFGASDMQDPHAVYDRLRAESPVREVLMPNGLKVWMVTKHADVRTVMADRRFSSDLVHGRKLVETGSDVRPTQEDYGSQFGRHMLNVDPPDHTRLRRFMAKALTPRRMEGLKPNVLALVDELLDAFDPSGEVDLIGQFGSPLPLTVICDLFGVPASDRSDFHRWALAIGTDSAPVALTSDNRSDEAKSSAAAMAGYLLELIDHKQRNPGDDLLTALITARDEGQELTAIEVVSMAFLTLFAGHETVVHLIGNGTLALLTHPEQLDLLRGDLSLLPNAVEEFLRYDGPANTSMMRYSIEDVEIGGVTIPAGSFVATILTSANRDDEFFPHAATMDITRPMGGHMTFGHGIHYCVGAPLARIEGRVAFERLLTRYPKLRLAVDPEQLVWQSNTLIRGLSRLPVLVG is encoded by the coding sequence GTGTCTTCAGACCAAGCCACCAGCAAGTCCTTATCCGAGCGGCCCGCCGAGGACGTGCTCGTCTTCGGCGCGTCGGACATGCAGGACCCGCACGCCGTGTACGACCGCCTGCGCGCGGAGTCGCCGGTGCGCGAGGTGCTGATGCCCAACGGGCTCAAGGTCTGGATGGTCACCAAGCACGCCGACGTCCGCACGGTCATGGCCGACCGGCGCTTCTCCAGCGACCTGGTGCACGGGCGCAAGCTGGTGGAGACCGGCTCCGACGTCCGGCCGACGCAAGAGGACTACGGTTCGCAGTTCGGCAGGCACATGCTTAACGTCGACCCGCCGGACCACACCCGGCTGCGCCGCTTCATGGCCAAGGCGCTCACCCCGCGCCGCATGGAGGGGCTCAAGCCCAACGTGCTGGCCCTGGTCGACGAGCTGCTCGACGCCTTCGACCCCTCCGGTGAGGTCGACCTGATCGGGCAGTTCGGCAGCCCGCTGCCGCTCACGGTCATCTGCGACCTGTTCGGCGTTCCGGCCAGCGACCGCTCCGACTTCCACCGCTGGGCGCTGGCCATCGGCACCGACTCGGCCCCGGTCGCGCTCACCTCCGACAACCGCTCGGACGAGGCCAAGTCCTCGGCGGCGGCGATGGCGGGCTACCTGCTGGAGCTGATCGACCACAAGCAGCGCAACCCCGGCGACGACCTGCTCACCGCGCTGATCACCGCCCGCGACGAGGGCCAGGAGCTCACCGCGATCGAGGTGGTCTCGATGGCCTTCCTCACCCTGTTCGCCGGGCACGAGACCGTGGTCCACCTGATCGGCAACGGCACCCTGGCGCTGCTGACCCACCCCGAGCAGCTCGACCTGCTGCGCGGCGACCTGTCGCTGCTGCCCAACGCGGTCGAGGAGTTCCTGCGCTACGACGGCCCGGCGAACACCTCGATGATGCGGTACTCGATCGAGGACGTGGAGATCGGCGGGGTGACCATCCCGGCTGGCTCGTTCGTGGCCACCATCCTCACCTCCGCCAACCGCGACGACGAGTTCTTCCCGCACGCGGCCACGATGGACATCACCCGGCCGATGGGCGGGCACATGACCTTCGGCCACGGCATCCACTACTGCGTCGGCGCGCCACTGGCCCGCATCGAGGGCAGGGTGGCCTTCGAGCGGCTGCTGACCCGCTACCCCAAGCTGCGCCTGGCCGTCGACCCGGAGCAGTTGGTGTGGCAGTCCAACACGCTCATCCGCGGTTTGAGCAGATTGCCCGTCCTGGTCGGCTGA
- a CDS encoding GMC family oxidoreductase, with amino-acid sequence MTHDVIVVGAGAAGCVVASRLSEDPTRSVLLLEAGPHYATESSWPTDLLDGLGFPRSHDWGFASAPLTHGGHTFPIPRGKVVGGSTAVNYCVALRSRPTDHRAWAALGLPRWGWDEVLPVYQALEVDHDSEPRTPPGRTPIRRYPREELTDSQERFLTACEKAGYALVDDHNAPDSLGAGLTPLNQVGGRRYNSALVYLADAADRPNLTIRSGADVDTVLIRDGRAVGVRLATGEELAAEQVVLSAGAYGSPAILLRSGVGPAEHLREVGVDLVADVPGVGANLLEHPSTPAIFATAGETPARRPAPLRTMLSIKTSRDEPDVDVHIHAMATMPTRSPQGHPTGYDLLMTSALVAPHSVGSVRLRSRDAGELPVVDTGIYRDPRDAARVAQGLRVIRGLAEQSPLASLLVGERLPGASVADADLVDVVHATVGTYNHPVGTCRMGRTGDVDAVLDETCRVSAVRDLLVIDASAIPVSPRSTTTLPVLMLAERAVALNWPNP; translated from the coding sequence ATGACACACGATGTGATCGTCGTCGGCGCGGGCGCAGCGGGCTGCGTGGTGGCCAGCAGGCTCTCCGAGGACCCGACCCGCTCGGTCCTGCTGCTGGAGGCCGGCCCGCACTACGCCACCGAGTCGAGCTGGCCGACCGACCTGCTCGACGGGCTCGGCTTCCCGCGCAGCCACGACTGGGGCTTCGCGAGCGCTCCGCTGACCCACGGCGGTCACACCTTCCCCATCCCGCGCGGCAAGGTCGTCGGCGGCTCCACGGCCGTCAACTACTGCGTCGCCCTGCGCAGCAGGCCCACCGACCACCGGGCGTGGGCGGCGCTGGGCCTGCCGCGCTGGGGGTGGGACGAGGTCCTGCCCGTCTACCAGGCCCTGGAGGTGGACCACGACAGCGAGCCGCGCACCCCGCCGGGGCGCACCCCGATCCGCCGGTACCCGCGCGAGGAGCTGACCGACTCCCAGGAGCGCTTCCTCACCGCCTGCGAGAAGGCGGGCTACGCGCTCGTCGACGACCACAACGCCCCCGACTCCCTCGGCGCCGGGCTCACCCCCCTCAACCAGGTCGGCGGCAGGCGCTACAACTCGGCTCTGGTGTACCTGGCCGACGCCGCAGACCGGCCCAACCTCACCATCCGCTCCGGCGCCGACGTCGATACCGTGCTGATCCGCGACGGCCGCGCGGTCGGCGTGCGGCTGGCCACCGGTGAGGAGTTGGCCGCCGAGCAGGTCGTGCTCAGCGCGGGCGCCTACGGCAGCCCGGCGATCCTGCTGCGCTCGGGGGTCGGCCCGGCGGAGCACCTGCGCGAGGTCGGTGTCGACCTCGTCGCCGACGTGCCGGGGGTCGGGGCGAACCTGCTGGAGCACCCGTCGACCCCGGCGATCTTCGCCACCGCCGGGGAGACCCCGGCGCGGCGGCCCGCCCCGCTGCGCACGATGCTCTCGATCAAGACCAGCCGCGACGAGCCGGACGTGGACGTGCACATCCACGCCATGGCGACCATGCCGACGCGGTCCCCGCAGGGGCACCCCACCGGCTACGACCTGCTGATGACCTCGGCCCTGGTCGCCCCGCACTCGGTCGGCTCGGTCCGCTTGCGCTCCCGGGATGCTGGCGAGCTGCCCGTGGTCGACACCGGCATCTACCGCGACCCGCGCGACGCCGCCCGCGTCGCCCAGGGCCTGCGGGTGATCCGCGGGCTCGCCGAGCAGTCCCCGCTGGCGAGCCTGCTGGTCGGCGAGCGGCTGCCGGGGGCGTCGGTGGCCGACGCGGACCTCGTCGACGTGGTGCACGCGACGGTCGGCACCTACAACCACCCGGTCGGCACCTGCCGGATGGGCCGAACGGGTGATGTCGACGCGGTGCTCGACGAGACCTGTCGGGTGAGCGCGGTGCGCGACCTGCTGGTCATCGACGCGTCGGCGATCCCGGTCAGCCCGCGCTCGACCACGACGCTGCCCGTGCTGATGCTGGCCGAGCGGGCCGTGGCGCTCAACTGGCCGAACCCGTGA
- a CDS encoding alpha-hydroxy acid oxidase — MGDLLCLEDWQRAAQARLPGPTWGFLEGGSGAEVTVAANRVAFDRRVLRPRVLVDVTKPDLGTSLLGDPVRAPIAIAPMAYHRLVHPDGEVATAHAAGVCGLPFVVSMFASRTLADIAAATTAPLWLQLYWLRKRDALVDLVRRAEAAGVRALVLTVDAPRVATRPRDLRSGFTLPAGVTAANIDPAAMNVMARTGESGSSIQSHSREQFDASITFTDLAWLRELTPLPLLLKGILTAADAGLALDHGVDGIVVSNHGGRQLDSAIPAIDALEEVAEVVSGRVPVFVDGGVRRGTDVLKALALGADAVLLGRPVLHGLAVAGAGGAAAVLSTLRDELEEAMVLSGAPRLSDVDAGLVR; from the coding sequence ATGGGCGACTTGCTGTGCCTCGAGGACTGGCAACGGGCCGCTCAGGCCCGATTACCGGGGCCGACCTGGGGTTTTCTGGAGGGCGGCAGCGGCGCTGAGGTCACCGTCGCGGCCAACCGGGTCGCCTTCGACCGGCGGGTGCTGCGGCCGAGGGTGCTCGTCGACGTGACCAAGCCGGACCTGGGCACCTCGCTGCTCGGGGACCCGGTGCGCGCCCCGATCGCCATCGCGCCGATGGCCTACCACCGCCTCGTGCACCCCGACGGCGAGGTGGCGACCGCACACGCCGCGGGCGTGTGCGGTCTTCCGTTCGTGGTGAGCATGTTCGCCAGCCGCACGCTGGCCGACATCGCCGCCGCCACCACCGCGCCGCTGTGGCTGCAGCTGTACTGGTTGCGCAAGCGCGACGCGCTCGTCGACCTCGTCCGCCGCGCCGAGGCCGCGGGCGTGCGCGCCCTCGTGCTGACCGTCGACGCGCCGCGCGTGGCCACCCGGCCGCGCGACCTGCGCTCCGGCTTCACCCTCCCGGCCGGGGTCACGGCCGCCAATATCGACCCCGCCGCCATGAACGTGATGGCGCGAACGGGGGAATCCGGTTCGTCGATTCAGAGTCATTCCCGCGAGCAATTCGACGCCTCGATCACCTTCACCGATCTGGCCTGGTTGCGGGAACTGACGCCATTGCCGCTGCTGCTCAAGGGAATTCTCACCGCCGCCGATGCCGGGCTGGCCCTCGACCACGGGGTGGACGGGATCGTCGTGTCCAACCACGGCGGACGCCAACTCGATTCAGCCATACCGGCTATTGACGCGCTCGAAGAGGTGGCCGAGGTGGTTTCCGGTCGGGTACCGGTGTTCGTGGACGGTGGCGTGCGCCGGGGCACCGATGTGCTCAAGGCGCTCGCGCTCGGCGCGGACGCGGTGCTGCTCGGCAGGCCGGTGCTGCACGGGTTGGCCGTCGCCGGTGCTGGTGGCGCGGCCGCGGTGCTCTCGACGCTGCGCGACGAACTGGAAGAGGCGATGGTGCTCTCCGGTGCGCCGCGACTGTCCGATGTCGACGCCGGGCTCGTCCGTTAG
- a CDS encoding class I adenylate-forming enzyme family protein: MPGETHLSLVAEAAGAPATGEWVDELLLAGADGELALWFGAPVERRALRALVDQREQELLAAGLAPGGSVSLRLPPSLGFVSVLLAAWRTGAQVSLLDYRLTQHEIDQAVARLRPQLLVQPSTPVSGALRALFDVEPAYVPQAGGERAATPHSLIQLSSGSTGPSKIIGRTAADVISELDRYNRIAGIPQRGERAVVLASMVHVLGLVGGLLHGLNAGVPMVVPTRATVDGILKALADGDEPTTLIGVPSQAEILAAVAEPPKLPGFRRMITGGELVRAELWRALTEGYGITLGNMYGMTELGVIATDIDGEHRPALTPAPGIAVRVEGGEVLLSRESSPYLGLVDPSRWADGWLHTRDAGEFDEATGRVTIKGRLDSQVSIGGLKVDLTEVEQTLAEAPGVDAAVVLYDEGIQAYVSVSALVGPGEIDSWLRERLAAYKRPRAVHVLAAMPRTSSGKLLRDRAALRSAAANND, translated from the coding sequence ATGCCGGGCGAGACCCACTTATCCCTGGTCGCCGAGGCGGCCGGGGCTCCCGCCACCGGGGAGTGGGTGGACGAGCTGCTGCTGGCCGGGGCCGACGGCGAGCTCGCGCTGTGGTTCGGCGCCCCGGTCGAGCGCCGGGCGCTGCGCGCGCTGGTCGACCAGCGCGAACAGGAGCTGCTGGCGGCCGGGCTGGCTCCCGGTGGGAGTGTCTCGCTGCGACTGCCACCCTCGCTCGGCTTCGTCAGCGTGCTGCTCGCCGCCTGGCGCACCGGTGCCCAGGTGTCCCTTTTGGACTACCGGCTCACCCAGCACGAGATCGACCAGGCGGTGGCCAGGCTGCGCCCGCAACTGCTCGTGCAGCCGAGCACGCCGGTCTCCGGTGCGCTGCGCGCGCTGTTCGACGTGGAGCCCGCGTACGTGCCCCAGGCGGGCGGTGAGCGCGCGGCCACCCCGCACTCGTTGATCCAGCTCAGCTCCGGGTCGACCGGCCCCTCGAAGATCATCGGCCGCACCGCGGCCGACGTGATCTCCGAGCTGGACCGCTACAACCGGATCGCGGGCATCCCGCAGCGCGGCGAGCGCGCCGTCGTGCTCGCGTCCATGGTGCACGTCCTCGGCCTGGTCGGCGGGCTGCTGCACGGCCTCAACGCTGGCGTCCCCATGGTGGTGCCGACCAGGGCCACCGTCGACGGCATCCTCAAGGCGCTGGCCGACGGCGACGAGCCGACCACGCTGATCGGCGTCCCGTCGCAGGCCGAGATCCTCGCCGCGGTCGCCGAACCGCCCAAGCTGCCCGGTTTCCGCCGCATGATCACCGGCGGTGAGCTGGTGCGCGCCGAGCTGTGGCGCGCGTTGACCGAGGGCTACGGCATCACCCTGGGCAACATGTACGGGATGACCGAGCTCGGGGTCATCGCCACCGACATCGACGGCGAGCACCGGCCCGCGCTCACCCCGGCCCCCGGCATCGCCGTGCGGGTGGAAGGCGGCGAGGTGCTACTCAGCCGGGAGAGCTCGCCCTACCTCGGCCTGGTCGACCCGTCCCGCTGGGCCGACGGCTGGCTGCACACCCGCGACGCGGGCGAGTTCGACGAGGCCACCGGCCGGGTCACCATCAAGGGCAGGCTCGACTCCCAGGTGTCCATCGGCGGTCTCAAGGTCGACCTCACCGAGGTCGAGCAGACCCTGGCCGAGGCGCCGGGGGTGGACGCCGCGGTGGTGCTCTACGACGAGGGGATCCAGGCGTACGTGTCGGTCTCCGCGCTGGTCGGCCCCGGCGAGATCGACTCCTGGCTGCGCGAGCGGCTGGCCGCCTACAAGCGACCGCGCGCGGTGCACGTGCTCGCCGCGATGCCGCGCACCTCCAGCGGCAAGCTCCTGCGCGACCGGGCCGCGTTGCGCTCCGCGGCCGCCAACAACGACTAG
- a CDS encoding acyl carrier protein, with translation MSSKEEVRAFVIEALVSLQYATPDVAGDTQLGPAGLDLESLSMAELTVQLEDRFGVKIDEDEIEQVSLMTIDEFVADVAGRLEPVAEGSVRE, from the coding sequence ATGAGCAGCAAGGAAGAAGTCCGCGCGTTCGTCATCGAGGCGCTGGTCTCCCTGCAGTACGCGACGCCCGATGTCGCCGGGGACACCCAGCTCGGCCCGGCCGGGTTGGACCTGGAGTCGCTGTCGATGGCCGAGCTGACCGTGCAGCTCGAGGACCGCTTCGGCGTCAAGATCGACGAGGACGAGATCGAGCAGGTCTCGCTGATGACCATCGACGAGTTCGTCGCCGACGTCGCAGGCAGGCTCGAGCCGGTCGCCGAGGGCAGCGTTCGTGAGTGA
- a CDS encoding beta-ketoacyl-[acyl-carrier-protein] synthase family protein, with protein sequence MAEGGVGVVVTGVAARAGTGWDLAALGERTAAGDPAFTPVTRFDASRYRTDLAAQLPGDPVLADELVSIVGAACEQAGLGAADRVVSPLLVAVHGDPAVARLPESERTGPGAIAASIAHRAGLGPTPRAYMTACVAASTAVADAATMITHGRAQRVVVAAGYLVEEDNFALFNAGRSLAGDGQVRPFSAGRQGMLLGDGLAAVVLESAEEADRRGATPLARIAGWGRAGDAFHITQPDPEGGGMTRAVTAALRKAGRAPADIGYINAHGTGTAQSDAAETAALHRALGADAARIPVSSSKSVHGHTLQAGGLLELAVTVHALRTARLPVNAGYVGPDDKCGLNLVLDRPLEREVDYALTVNSAFGGANTALVVARV encoded by the coding sequence ATGGCTGAGGGCGGGGTCGGCGTGGTCGTCACCGGGGTGGCCGCGCGCGCGGGCACCGGGTGGGACCTGGCCGCGTTGGGCGAGCGCACCGCGGCGGGTGACCCCGCCTTCACGCCGGTGACCCGCTTCGACGCGAGCCGCTACCGCACCGACCTCGCCGCGCAGTTGCCCGGGGACCCGGTGCTGGCCGACGAGCTGGTCTCGATCGTGGGCGCCGCCTGCGAGCAGGCCGGTCTCGGCGCGGCCGACCGCGTGGTCAGCCCGCTGCTGGTCGCCGTGCACGGCGACCCCGCGGTGGCGCGGCTGCCCGAGTCGGAGCGCACCGGCCCGGGCGCCATCGCCGCCTCGATCGCCCACCGGGCCGGGCTCGGTCCGACGCCCCGGGCGTACATGACCGCCTGCGTGGCGGCCAGCACCGCGGTCGCCGACGCGGCCACGATGATCACCCACGGCCGCGCGCAGCGGGTTGTGGTCGCCGCGGGGTACCTGGTGGAGGAGGACAACTTCGCCCTGTTCAACGCCGGGCGCTCGTTGGCGGGCGACGGGCAGGTGCGCCCGTTCAGCGCGGGTAGGCAGGGCATGCTGCTCGGCGACGGGCTCGCCGCGGTGGTGCTGGAGTCGGCCGAGGAGGCCGACCGGCGCGGCGCGACCCCGCTGGCCCGGATCGCGGGGTGGGGGCGGGCGGGTGACGCCTTCCACATCACCCAGCCCGATCCCGAGGGCGGCGGCATGACCAGGGCCGTCACCGCGGCGCTGCGCAAGGCGGGCCGCGCGCCCGCCGACATCGGCTACATCAACGCGCACGGCACCGGCACCGCGCAGAGCGACGCCGCGGAAACCGCCGCGCTGCACCGCGCGCTCGGCGCGGACGCGGCCCGGATCCCGGTGAGCTCCTCGAAGTCGGTGCACGGCCACACCCTGCAGGCGGGCGGTCTGCTGGAACTGGCGGTCACGGTGCACGCGCTGCGCACCGCCCGGCTGCCGGTCAACGCCGGGTACGTCGGCCCGGACGACAAGTGCGGGCTGAACCTGGTCCTGGACCGACCGTTGGAGCGCGAGGTCGACTACGCGCTCACCGTCAACTCCGCCTTCGGCGGCGCGAACACGGCATTGGTGGTGGCGCGGGTATGA